The Candidatus Obscuribacter sp. genome has a segment encoding these proteins:
- a CDS encoding caspase family protein, translating into MILKNWRALSFALTTSLTLTAGLSVAAQDDANRPVTDKWAVVVGISKFADSKLDLRYPAKDAQDFYNYLITKGNFAKDHVKLLLDEKATRDRIRDVLGDSWLPHAALPQDLVVIFISSHGSSSELDLGGVNYIVAHDTNPNKLFTTGIPMSQLASIIKDRVHSDRVLVVLDTCHAGGARSESKGIVRQGNADAQALAQGTGQLVICSSDTNQVSWEGKNFQNSVFTKTLIDSLEKQNNGPVTKVFEQVKEKVVEQVVQERGVMQTPVLEASKWSGNDLVLSCVPSQPRKARPEIVEEDYSPQETIADAVSNKPSVIASARNSQAAPVSQKLTQVQRPLFVPAATGVVSASGAPKTSFIDLRTNADEQKTNSGTIDKARLVRESSPMDFLRYHLRVLADKRFKYAWDDLGPNYRSKFKNDFIAYVKSVSRHRILSTAVPDSDIKVLPKKGLTQRVRVRMTKVTGVNSVWVYDLSLKDGIYYIDDVALSSLPLEAE; encoded by the coding sequence ATGATTTTAAAAAATTGGCGCGCATTATCATTTGCTCTGACAACTAGTTTGACGCTCACTGCAGGGCTCAGTGTGGCGGCTCAGGATGATGCTAATCGTCCGGTCACTGACAAGTGGGCAGTAGTGGTCGGCATTAGTAAGTTTGCAGATAGTAAGCTCGACTTGCGTTACCCCGCCAAAGACGCTCAGGACTTTTACAACTACCTGATTACCAAGGGCAATTTTGCCAAAGACCACGTCAAACTTTTGCTTGACGAAAAAGCCACCAGGGACCGTATCCGCGATGTATTGGGCGATAGCTGGCTGCCTCATGCCGCATTGCCCCAGGACCTCGTTGTTATCTTTATCTCCAGTCATGGCAGCTCATCAGAGCTGGATCTCGGTGGTGTCAATTACATCGTTGCACACGATACCAATCCCAATAAATTGTTTACCACTGGTATACCGATGTCACAGCTAGCCAGCATCATCAAGGACCGCGTGCACTCAGATCGTGTGCTTGTGGTGCTTGATACCTGTCATGCTGGAGGTGCCAGGAGTGAGAGCAAAGGTATCGTCCGTCAGGGTAATGCTGATGCTCAGGCTCTGGCGCAAGGTACAGGTCAGCTGGTGATTTGCTCAAGTGATACTAATCAAGTCTCCTGGGAGGGCAAAAACTTCCAAAACTCAGTCTTTACCAAGACTTTGATTGACTCACTCGAAAAACAAAACAATGGACCGGTGACCAAAGTATTTGAGCAAGTCAAAGAAAAAGTAGTCGAACAAGTAGTGCAAGAGCGCGGTGTGATGCAAACACCAGTGCTTGAGGCAAGCAAATGGTCAGGCAATGACCTTGTACTCAGCTGTGTGCCCAGTCAGCCGCGCAAGGCCAGACCAGAGATTGTTGAAGAAGACTACAGCCCTCAAGAAACAATTGCCGATGCTGTGAGCAATAAACCCAGTGTTATAGCCAGTGCCAGGAATAGCCAGGCAGCTCCTGTTAGTCAAAAATTGACACAAGTGCAAAGGCCACTCTTTGTGCCAGCAGCAACTGGTGTGGTGAGTGCCTCTGGTGCGCCAAAGACTAGCTTTATTGACCTTAGGACAAATGCGGATGAGCAAAAGACAAACAGTGGCACTATAGATAAGGCGCGCCTGGTACGAGAGTCCAGTCCAATGGATTTTTTGCGCTATCACCTAAGAGTTTTGGCAGATAAGCGATTTAAATATGCCTGGGATGACCTGGGTCCAAACTATCGCAGTAAATTCAAAAATGACTTTATCGCTTACGTAAAGAGCGTCTCGAGGCATCGTATTTTGAGCACCGCAGTGCCAGATTCTGATATTAAGGTACTACCTAAAAAGGGACTGACTCAGCGTGTGCGAGTGAGGATGACTAAAGTAACTGGCGTCAACAGTGTCTGGGTCTATGATTTATCGCTAAAAGATGGGATTTATTACATTGATGATGTGGCTCTGTCTTCCTTGCCACTGGAAGCAGAATGA
- a CDS encoding PDZ domain-containing protein produces the protein MIKDDELPVLDKKVRFRRIALSFCVLSMLFSCLYVWQFWRTRVDDPGEIFSRIGQEIGFRLWFKPVDFYHRVWLETRESLFDQAKLKDFDTYEHRYDAKIVTLDDAVKYSNLMLKSLDDPFTQVCDTRMIARQDDAAKGFYSGVGMVMAADKKPVRVRMTMENSPARKAGIKPGDEILSVDGMDCSKIPAAQIGEHTRKHMDQVVKFVLRRKGAVIEMGLVPIKIKVACTKSKVLDNSVGYERIESFIAEELPDRVEQDLKDMPGIKALILDLRGNPGGSVDYCLAVASLFLDKGDLITLKSRIDRSTCQTSRYTLSPKDMNIITFNDQRDLQSMHAKRKPNLTLNKPVYVLIDKDSASAAEMLAGILRDNARAVLCGTRSYGKGVAQVHIPLPESMALSVTSGRYYMPKGQWVGDGRLPESIKAQQLAIEQGGLPEGEVKPAKPDVVDPTRGLEPAIVIEPTENLEYGSKGDNQLSRVLEIAKQNIAGGKSPLTGQSAYNQPLAP, from the coding sequence TTGATAAAAGACGACGAGCTGCCAGTTTTGGACAAAAAGGTGCGATTTAGACGAATCGCGCTGTCCTTTTGTGTGCTCAGCATGCTCTTTAGCTGTCTGTATGTATGGCAGTTTTGGCGCACACGTGTGGATGATCCAGGCGAGATATTCAGCCGGATAGGGCAGGAGATAGGCTTTAGGTTGTGGTTTAAGCCGGTGGATTTTTATCACCGGGTCTGGCTTGAGACGAGAGAATCATTGTTTGACCAGGCTAAGCTCAAAGACTTTGACACTTACGAACATCGTTATGACGCAAAAATCGTCACTCTTGATGACGCTGTCAAATACTCCAATCTCATGCTTAAGTCTCTCGACGACCCTTTTACACAGGTCTGTGACACTCGCATGATTGCCCGTCAGGATGATGCCGCCAAGGGTTTTTACTCGGGTGTAGGCATGGTCATGGCGGCTGACAAAAAGCCTGTGCGTGTGCGCATGACCATGGAAAACAGCCCAGCTCGCAAAGCCGGCATCAAGCCCGGAGATGAAATACTCTCGGTAGACGGCATGGATTGCAGCAAAATACCTGCTGCTCAAATTGGCGAGCATACTCGCAAGCATATGGACCAGGTCGTTAAGTTTGTCCTGCGCCGCAAAGGTGCAGTGATTGAGATGGGGCTTGTGCCTATAAAGATCAAAGTGGCATGCACCAAGAGTAAAGTGCTCGATAACAGTGTTGGCTACGAGCGCATCGAATCTTTTATTGCTGAGGAATTGCCCGATAGAGTAGAGCAGGATCTCAAAGATATGCCTGGCATCAAGGCGCTGATTCTTGATTTGCGCGGTAATCCTGGCGGCAGTGTTGATTATTGTTTGGCTGTGGCATCGCTATTTCTTGATAAAGGCGATTTGATCACACTCAAAAGCCGCATCGACCGTAGCACTTGCCAGACATCGAGATACACGCTCTCGCCCAAAGATATGAACATCATTACTTTTAATGACCAGCGTGATTTGCAATCGATGCATGCCAAACGCAAGCCTAATCTCACGCTTAATAAGCCGGTCTATGTGCTAATCGATAAAGACTCAGCCAGCGCCGCTGAGATGCTCGCTGGTATCTTGCGCGACAACGCCAGAGCTGTGCTCTGTGGCACCCGTAGCTACGGCAAAGGAGTGGCCCAGGTGCATATCCCTCTGCCCGAGTCGATGGCGCTATCGGTCACGTCTGGGCGCTATTACATGCCCAAAGGTCAGTGGGTGGGCGATGGACGTTTGCCTGAGTCAATTAAAGCCCAGCAGCTGGCCATAGAGCAGGGCGGTCTGCCTGAAGGCGAAGTCAAACCAGCTAAGCCCGATGTTGTGGACCCAACAAGGGGGCTTGAGCCAGCTATCGTGATTGAGCCTACCGAAAACCTGGAATATGGAAGCAAAGGTGATAATCAGTTGAGTCGTGTGCTTGAAATTGCCAAGCAGAATATCGCTGGTGGAAAGTCCCCATTAACTGGTCAATCAGCCTATAATCAGCCTCTGGCACCCTAG